CGCGAGCGGCACGGCGAGCAGCAGCAGCGCCGGCGCCGGGGCCGCGCCGGAGCCGGGCAGCGTGGCCAGCAGCGGGAACGCCGGCAGCGGGCCGAGCGTGACGCCGGTCGGCGCGACGGCGGTCGCGGTGCCGACGGCGAAGCCGGTGCCGGTGGCGAACGCCACGCACCAGACGACGGCGTTGGGGGCGTAGGCGACGCAGAGCAGCACGAGCAGCAGCGTCCCGACCAGCCCCGGCCGCAGCGAGTGCATCAACGCCGCCGCGCGCGGCAGGTGCCACAGCAGCGCGGCCGCGACGCCGAACGCGCCGCCCGCGGCGAGCGTGAGCAGCGCCGCCGCGGCGCCGCCGCCGACGAGGCGGGCGCGTTGCGGGAGGGCGTCGAGGTACTGCGCCGGCCCGCGCGCGCGGATGCCGCCGAGCGCGCCGGCGAGCGCGGCGAGCGCGCCCGCGCAGAGCAGCACCCGCCACGGCCCGGGCCGCGCGGCCGGGGTGCCGGCGGGGCCGGTGAGCAGCGTCGCGAGGACGGCGTACGGCACCGCGACGGCGGCGCCGAGCCAGGCGGCGCGGCCCAGCGGCCGCGGCTCCAGCTCGCGCACCACCCGCGCGCCCGCGCGGAACGGCAGCCAGGCCAGCAGCAGCGTCAGCGTCAGCGGCGCCAGCCCGAAC
This Mycobacteriales bacterium DNA region includes the following protein-coding sequences:
- a CDS encoding DUF6350 family protein, which codes for MTTTTRERTRTPARPARRGPSPTTVALVVCRAGGTAFAAGLLATVAVAVLTWAADPRSGAGSGEALRAGALTWLVAHGARLAVRGGAFGLAPLTLTLLLAWLPFRAGARVVRELEPRPLGRAAWLGAAVAVPYAVLATLLTGPAGTPAARPGPWRVLLCAGALAALAGALGGIRARGPAQYLDALPQRARLVGGGAAAALLTLAAGGAFGVAAALLWHLPRAAALMHSLRPGLVGTLLLVLLCVAYAPNAVVWCVAFATGTGFAVGTATAVAPTGVTLGPLPAFPLLATLPGSGAAPAPALLLLAVPLA